A single window of Paroedura picta isolate Pp20150507F chromosome 8, Ppicta_v3.0, whole genome shotgun sequence DNA harbors:
- the DIPK2A gene encoding divergent protein kinase domain 2A, with amino-acid sequence MLRLVSLKLGRLYRYVKLAVLGILAAALALNSPSLLASLQRNELAERRFLQLNKCPACWGTSWCRKFLNGQLRLESWGRLRLLDFLNVKNVYFARYGEPREGSRRVVLKRLGSARELADIDAKICRRATGRGRCDLLQALHGTEFASINGDVRLLTPDVVEGWSDLVHCPSQRLLDRLVRRYAETKDSGSFLLRNLKDSERMQLLITLAFNPEPLVLQSFPSDEGWPFAKYLGACGRMVAVNYVGEELWSYFSAPWEKRVDLAWQLMEIAEQLTNNDFEFALYLLDVSFDNFAVGPRDGKVIIVDAENVLVSDKRLIKQNKPENWDVWYESKFDDCDKEACLSFSKEILCTRVTVDHNYYAICQNLLSRHATWRGTSGGLLHDAPAEIAKDGRLEALLDECANPKKRYGRFQAAKELREYLGRLSNNVR; translated from the exons atgCTCCGGCTGGTGTCGCTGAAGTTGGGGCGGCTGTACCGCTACGTGAAGCTGGCGGTGCTGGGCATCCTGGCGGCGGCGCTGGCCCTCAACTCGCCTTCGCTGCTGGCCTCGCTGCAGCGCAACGAGCTGGCCGAGCGGCGCTTCCTGCAGCTGAACAAGTGCCCGGCCTGCTGGGGCACGAGCTGGTGCCGCAAGTTCCTCAACGGGCAGCTGCGGCTGGAGAGCTGGGGCCGCCTGCGCCTCCTCGACTTCCTCAACGTGAAGAACGTCTACTTCGCGCGCTACGGGGAGCCCCGCGAGGGCAGCCGCCGGGTCGTCCTCAAGCGCCTGGGCTCCGCGCGGGAGCTCGCCGACATCGACGCCAAGATCTGCCGGCGCGCCACCGGCAGGGGACGCTGCGACCTGCTCCAGGCCCTGCACGGCACCGAGTTCGCCAGCATCAACGGCGACGTCCGGCTCCTCACCCCCGACGTCGTCGAGGGCTGGTCGGACCTCGTGCACTGCCCCTCGCAGCGCCTCCTCGACCGCCTCGTCCGGCGCTATGCCGAGACCAAGGACTCTGGCAGCTTCCTGCTCCGCAACCTCAAGGACTCCGAGCGCATGCAGCTCCTCATCACCCTGGCCTTCAACCCGGAGCCCCTCGTGCTGCAG AGTTTTCCCTCTGATGAGGGGTGGCCATTTGCAAAATATTTGGGTGCGTGTGGAAGAATGGTGGCTGTAAACTATGTGGGAGAAGAACTATGGAGTTACTTCAGCGCCCCATGGGAAAAACGAGTGGACCTGGCATGGCAGCTAATGGAAATAGCAGAGCAGCTGACAAACAATGACTTTGAATTTGCACTCTACCTCCTGGATGTCAGCTTTGACAACTTTGCAGTAGGCCCTAGAGATGGGAAGGTTATCATTGTAGATGCTGAAAATGTTTTGGTATCAGATAAAAGGTTAATCAAACAAA ATAAACCTGAAAACTGGGATGTATGGTATGAAAGCAAGTTTGATGACTGTGATAAGGAAGcctgtctctctttctcaaaGGAGATTTTGTGTACTCGTGTCACTGTGGACCATAATTACTATGCTATTTGCCAGAACCTTTTATCAAGACACGCCACCTGGCGTGGCACTTCTGGAGGACTTCTTCATGATGCTCCAGCTGAAATTGCCAAAGATGGTCGACTTGAGGCCTTGCTGGATGAGTGCGCCAATCCAAAGAAGAGATATGGTAGATTCCAAGCGGCAAAAGAACTACGTGAATATCTTGGACGACTGAGTAACAATGTGAGGTAG